A region of the Indicator indicator isolate 239-I01 chromosome 40, UM_Iind_1.1, whole genome shotgun sequence genome:
gGAGTGGGGTGGATGGTGGAGTGGGGTGGACGGTGGAGTAGGGGGGATGGTGGAGTGGGGTGGGGTAGATGGTGGAGTAGGGGGGATGgtggagtgggggggatggtggagtggggtgggggggctgGTGGAGTAGGGGGGATGGTGGAGTGGGGTGGATGGTGGAGtaggggggggtggtggagtggGGTGGATGGTAgagtggggtggggggatggtggagtggggtgggggggatgatggagtgggggggatggtggagtggggtgggggggatggTGGAGTGAGTGGGGTGGATGCTGCTCCCTTGACTTTTGCAAACCTGTTGGCACAGAGTCCCATGCCAGCCttgcagctgagctggtggAGGCATGGCCTGGGTGGTTAACTGCATGGTGGGAGAGCAACTGGCTGCTTGGCAAATCTTCagctggcaccaaactggggTGAGAGGCTGGAATTACGGAGAGTGGGGCACGGTCCTGCTGGAAAATGGGACATGGTCCTGCTGGGGAAATGGTCCTGTGGCTGGGATGGACTAACCAGGATGTGAGGGACAGCTGGACCAAAGctgacctggaagtgctggtgtgGGCTCTAAGCCAACCTGTGGTCTGTGGGCTCTGAGTCACTGCTGGGCACCACACCAGGAGGGTGCCCTGGAACTGGCTtcagtgagaagaggctgggaaGCAAACAGGCAGTAAGGGAGGAGATCTCTGGAACTGAAGTTCCCacagttgtggttttttgttcgGTTGAAACAAatctctgcagcttctgctctaagaaaaacagaaggaatttCCTCTCTTGGTTCCCTTGGTGGTCAGCGGTGGTGGTGAGGACCCCTGGGGTGATGTTTAGacaacacaaagcagcagccataaatattttaatgtccCAAGTggaagttgttgtttttttttctggccaaACAAGAGAAACCCAGCAGGGTCCTGGAGAGCCTGCAGGAGGTGggcagtgaggagctgcaggagaaggtccTGGTCTGCATGGAAGGAAAAGGCATTCCTGGCATGCATGGACACACCTTGTGCTAGGACACACTTTAATTATCATGATGAACATCTAGATGAGGGATGGCCTCATGCTGCTGTGTTGCTCCTGGCTGATGCAGGTGATGGCACACACTGGGAGCAAACTGTGCTTAGATCCACTGCTGATGGCCCACGGGGAGGCCCCTGCACTGatcctgccctgggcaaccacAGTGGAGAGGTTCTGAGAGCACAGATAGGGAAAACCCCAAAGCCCAGATGGTGAAAccactgcagccagagctgaaatcctcctgTCTGAGCTCCAGTCCCAATTGGAGACTTCCAGGTTCCCTTGTGAGGAGTTCTGTGGCTTTGTGCAGCTCATGGTGATGCTGCTGGTACTTGGTGGGGAGGTGGAAAGAAGGAACCAAGAAGTGTCACTGAGTTTGTACAACTTTATTCTTGagtacacagagagaaaaagaagtgcAGGAGtccttgctgctcctgcagacactgcaggTACCTTTTTTCCCAGTACAGTCCTGTTTCTGTTCCCCACAACCCTGAAATCCCAACTGGCTGAACCCATGGGAGAAGGTGGACCCCTGGCAGGCTGTTTGTCCATCCTCACTCAGGCTCTCTTTGGTTTCTCCATCCTCAGGCTTCTCAGAAATGGGGAGAAAGGGCTGCTCTACCTTGAGGAAGAGCAAAGTGGGGTGCACAGAGtcatggaaaggtttgggttggaagtgacctcaaagatcaccaaatccaccccccctgccatgggcagggaccccagGATGCTCAGGGCACCATCCAGTCTGGCTTGGCACACTTCCAGTCACAGAGCCTCCACGATGGATGGGATCTTGAGCCTGTCCCCTGGCAGGGGAGGACCATGGGAACCTAAAGTGTCAGTGCTGGGGTCAAGCAGGAGACTGCAGACCCAGAGTCCAGTGTGCAAAGAGCCTTGGtgcagagggtggaaggggaaaCGGTGGTGGTGGGAGTAAGGAGTGAAGCATCCCCCACGGAATCCCagcgaggtgggggttggaaaggacctctggagatcatctgctccaaccccctcagTGATGCAGCTGtgcctagatcaggctgcacagcaccACAGTGTCCAGGGGGGGATtccagtctccagagaaggagactccacaacctctcttgcagactgctgcagggctccagcaccctcacaccacagAAGCTTCTGCTCAAGCTCAAGTGCAAGCAGCAAGCAGGACGAGAGCTGCCCCCATCCTCATTTCCTCTGCGGGCAGGGTGGCACAAGAGTGACCTGCTTCAGCTGGTGCTGTGGGGGCAGGGCGCAGGGGCCGCAGCGCTGGCTgggtggcaggcagcaggggatgcaggagctgcaggggcagcGGTGCTGCAGCGGTCGGGGGCGCGGCGCCGGGAGCGGGCAGGGAGCGGCATCTTCCAGCGGGCACTGCTCCACTCGCCGCCGCGGCTGGGCACTGCCGGGCTCCGGGCAGGGCACGGGCGGTCGGTACTGCTGCAGGGGCCGCCGGTGAATCTTCGCGGGTGGGGGGCAGGCAGGCTGTGCGTGACTCACCTCCACCCGCCGCCGGGGCTTGCCAGCGCTGCAGCTTTGCTGCGGGGAGCAGCAGCTCCGGGCTGGGCACGGCTCCGGGGACTGGCAAGCTTGCGGCTCACTCTGGCAGGACCCCTCCAGGTCGCGGCTGAGGCTGCCGTGGTCGTGGCACGGAGGGAGATCCGTGGGGCTTTGGTAGCAGCACCCCTTGGaagcaggctgtgcccagccctgctcaccacACACCATGTCCTGGGCACTGTCGCCTGCGTGGCACTGAGTcctgtggcagggagcagagaaccatagaatcgtttggtttggaaaagacctttgagctccttcagtccaacccttctggctctgccaagcctgctgctaaaccatggtcctcagcaccacagctctgaggctttcaaacccctccagggatgggcattcagccacctgcctgggcagcttgggccaggcttggagaacccttgcagggaagaagtttcttctcatgtccaatccaaacctgccctggtccaacttgaggccgtttcctcctACCCTATCACTTGCTCcttgtgagaagagcccaacccccacctggcttcagcctccttttagggtgctggagagagccagaagatcttctctgagcctcttctccagactaaacaactcagCCAGAAGTGGCCAAGCCCTCAGGGATAAACAGtctgggaggaagaaggaaaccacagcagcttctggctgaggtgttttggtgtttgttttttttttttttttcccagctgtttCTATCAAAATCAAGGAAAAATTGGAGAGAGCTGAGAGGATCCAACTcaccctgtggctgctgctggccggACCGGGCAGGGAGCCTGAGTTTTGAGGACAGTGGCAGGGCTGAAAGCTTTTATATGTGGCTGAGCTCTCCTGGAGGTGAGGCACGGCCAGGGAATGAATAGCTGAGCTCTGAGTGCCTCTGCTGCGCGCAGCTTTGTGTCCCTGGCGCTCGCTGCTGGAGTCGTCAGCTGCAATTAGCATCTCCCTTGATGTCAGCTCAGCCCTCCGCACCGGCAGGGGCCATTAGCTAATTAGTTCTCCTATTGGTCATGTTCGAGTGCGCTGTTACCTAATGTTAGTCAGATGGGATTCTGGGATAAGGATACCTGGAATGCCGAGATGCTGAGTGATGTGCCCAAGAGGAGGCTGTTGTGGCAGTGGGAAAACCACAAAGCAGGCTCAGGAGTCCTGGTGTCCGGTTCTGTGTCTGGGCTGCTGGCTCGAAACAAGGTCCTTAAAaagctcttaaaggtcttctgcagccttgctgctgctggccacactcttctaaatgccccccaggagaccactggggCCTTGTTGGCACCTTGCTGACTTATCCCCCAacattcccaggtccttctccttggagctgcttcccagcaggttccccctcccctgtcctggGGCAGGACATCGTTGCCCTCTGTGTGGTTCTGGAAGTCCTGAGCTCTGAATGCAGGATCCCTATGGACACCAGCAGGCCAGGACACAGGGCTGgactgtgccaggctgtgggtgGGGTGGATGTTCCCCTCCtgaaatcaattccttcaggtCCAGGTGAGGAGCACCTGGGGCCAGTGAGAGCTTACCACACCGAGAGACTTTTCATGTGCTGGGAATCTGGAGCCAGGACACCATGGAGCAGCCCTGACCTCATGAGGGAACCactccaggctctgccaggcACCATCTCCACCTTGCCAACACCTCTGCCCTGACTCATTTtccatgtagctgctcccctTGGAATTTCTGTGGATGGAGAAGTTGTTGTTGAAGTGCCACCAAAGCATCTCTcagggcagccctggggctgagctgctaaAGGCATTTCCATGGCAGAGCCTCTGGAGGAGATGCTCAGAGGGTTGTCCACTTGTGGCTGGGTTTGAATCACTGGGAAGAGCATCTGCAGAATTCCAGGGCTGTGACTCTGGAGCCTGACAGCTTGGCTGCCACCAGGGTAATTTCTTCTCTAGCTAGAGGAGAAATGCAGTGACCCTGCAGGAAGCCAGGGGACCTGGATGGAAGGATGGGAGAGAGCTCAGCATCTGCCAACAGCTGGAGCTCCTCACCATGGCCCCAAGGTTATGGTCTTTGGGGATATTTTTCATGTTAGAAAAGATCTTTTGGGGGCATTTCCTTTCCTGAGGATTTTGTGAGTCACAAAGtgcaaatatttcctttctgagTCTCACCTCTGATAGAATTCCTGATGGAATTAGGTGGATTTCTGAATCCCTCAGGCTGGGCTTgtatcagagtcatagaatggtttgggtcggaCCCAAGACCATCCAATTCCATCCCTCCTGTCATTGGCATGGACATCtcctactagcccaggttgcccaaggtcCCTTCTCAcatcctggctttgaacatttccaagcttggagcctccccagcttctctgggcagcctgtcccagtgcctcaccactcccatggggaaggatttcttcctcatgtctcatctcaatccagcttcttccagtttgaggCCAccacctcttgtgctgtcactccaggcctttgtccaaagtccctctccagctctcctggagcccccttcaagCACTCCCCACCTTTCAGTGCCTCTCCTCCACGCAGACCCTGCTTGCTGAGCTGTTTCACCCTAGTAAGAGGACACCAAACCTTTTGAAGCTGCCTGCTTCAAagctccacaaactctctggaaAGCTTTCCATTGACCAAAGTCCTTTAGCTCTGGCTTTAGGACCTTGCAGAAGCTTCACTCACAGGCTGGGTGTggagaatgacagaatcagagTGGGGctggctggaaggcacctttaagatcaccaagcccaaccatatCTTCAGACTCCTAAGATACCAGGAAGCTGTGTGGCCAGGAGGCTGCTCCATCAGCTTGGAGAACTGATGCTGCCAAGCTCTACTTTTGCCCTGGCTGTCCCAGGAAGTTGGCCTCATGTCCTGGGgtgatgccagcagcagcatgacCAAGAGCTGAACAATTCGATCTGTTCAGAACCGAAGAGCTGAGCTACAACTGAATAGAAAGAGAAATGAATGAACACcaagcaggctgtgcagggctcTAGCTCATCAACTTTATTGTCTGTGGTGACTAATTGGGGAGGGAAGCAAGAGAAGGGAGAGTGGCACCGACAGCAGGAAGCATCCCACACACCAAGGGGAAAACTGACAGCAGGACCAGGCGCTCACGAAGGGACCTCCCACCAGTGGGGAGCAGCTTCAAAGCACCTTCCAAGTGTTTGGAGATCGaagacaggaggagaagagaagatctACAGCCTCTAAGGAGGAGGGAGAGCGTCCAGGGCTATATCCATGTCCATGTCCATATCCAACACCAGGAGGGTTTAGTTTCCACAGCAGCCTCCGTTGCCACCGCAGCAGCCTCCGTTGTTGTTGCTCATGACgtagcagcagctctgcatgggCATGCAGCAGGTGGAGGGGCAGCAGTACTGCATGGGGGTGCAGCACATGGGGGTCTTGCAGCACTTGGGGCTGCTGTAGCAGCAGATGGAGTAGTTGTTGGAACCACCGCAGCAGCCGTTGGGCATGGTGAGGGTCTTGGTGTAGGCAAAGCTGGAAGGGACAGAGAGAGTTTGGCTGTGACTGGGAGCAGCAGATTGGGAAATGCAGAAGGAATCCAACCCTCTGCTTGTGTTCAGT
Encoded here:
- the LOC128978919 gene encoding keratinocyte proline-rich protein-like, translated to MVCGEQGWAQPASKGCCYQSPTDLPPCHDHGSLSRDLEGSCQSEPQACQSPEPCPARSCCSPQQSCSAGKPRRRVEVSHAQPACPPPAKIHRRPLQQYRPPVPCPEPGSAQPRRRVEQCPLEDAAPCPLPAPRPRPLQHRCPCSSCIPCCLPPSQRCGPCALPPQHQLKQVTLVPPCPQRK